A genome region from Anastrepha ludens isolate Willacy chromosome 3, idAnaLude1.1, whole genome shotgun sequence includes the following:
- the LOC128856746 gene encoding cysteine-rich venom protein LEI1-like: protein MKLFVAILALRSIVPTITTDLCQGNITCGNGEPHFMCVHQPPRCHPFTLLHLGSDQIHSFLFGHNGIRNRVARQYQIANMNIVHWSVSLELMAERFLGKCRMERDACQDVGPRELQVNENYLFYKGLVSKKWPAHLVRKWFNEFGYRQSWKNFYKRRPSDTVGNYSQLIYPLVQFIGCNGGHFPTGYYVFVCYYWPRSSKNYEDGFLFGKPCSQCDRKVPACSRVFTELCGIDIEVSKAMKLLNKDTKKLLCSLVLLFLLNSYF, encoded by the exons ATGAAACTTTTTGTGGCAATTTTGGCTCTCCGCAGCATCGTACCAACTATCACAACTGACCTTTGCCAAGGCAATATCACTTGTGGGAATGGTGAGCCGCACTTCATGTGTGTG CATCAACCACCGCGCTGTCATCCTTTCACACTCCTGCATTTGGGCAGCGATCAAATCCACTCGTTTTTATTCGGTCATAATGGCATTCGGAATAGAGTGGCAAGACAATATCAAATAGCGAATATGAATATTGTG CATTGGAGCGTCAGTTTGGAATTGATGGCTGAAAGGTTTTTGGGAAAATGCCGTATGGAACGTGATGCCTGCCAGGATGTAG GTCCGCGTGAGTTACAAGTTAATGAAAATTATCTCTTTTACAAAGGTTTGGTGAGTAAAAAGTGGCCTGCGCATTTGGTGCGCAAATGGTTCAATGAGTTTGGCTATAGGCAAAGCTGGAAGAATTTCTACAAGAGAAGACCAAGCGACACTGTGGGCAATTACTCTCAATTAATTTATCCTTTAGTGCAGTTTATTGGCTGCAATGGTGGGCA tttccccACTGGTTATTACGTTTTCGTGTGCTATTATTGGCCTCGATCGAGCAAGAATTATGAAGATGGCTTTCTTTTTGGAAAACCTTGCTCACAATGCGATCGAAAAGTACCGGCTTGTTCGCGCGTTTTTACTGAATTATGTGGCATAG ATATTGAAGTATCCAAGGCAATGAAATTACTCAACAAAGACACCAAAAAACTCCTCTGTAGCTTGGTTTTACTGTTCCTATTAAACTCGTACTTTTAG